The following nucleotide sequence is from Aspergillus luchuensis IFO 4308 DNA, chromosome 1, nearly complete sequence.
attaactaaaatttctaataatataagaccTTGCCAGGTCTATTACCTGGTAAGACAATGTAATTTTACAGTTTAATTTTTCTGATAGTCAGTACTAGTAACAACCAGATCCTACACTAGTAAGAATGGAAATACGTATGACCTGGCGACCTGGGAACCCATACACTCAATAAATTGAGCTGTCACTTCCGTGTCAGCGGTCAGggaaaaaagcaatataGAAGATCTTAACGACTATTTCTTCCCCACTAAACGCCAGGTGGCCTCAGatactatttattagaaatagtGGCCAGAGGTAGTAATATTAAGCTGTATCTATGATTGGTTTCAGCTATTGAAAGCGTATTACTGGTATCTACTATTACCATGTGATGTGGTGTATCTGTAACATTGTTTCCGGAGTGCGATTTTAATACCACTGTAATAGCTTTCAGGAGTTCAAATTACAACATCCCTACTGTTGTgttgtggctggctggcgccCAGTTGTATTGGCTTACACCTTCAGGCAAGCCACATTATCAGGTAGTGTGATCGTCCGACTGCCATTGCAGGTGTGCTGTAACAGATCAGATTATCTCCGCTGTCCCGAAACTGCGTTATACTTGTCACACCGCGGTATGTGCGCTTACGTTTGTGATGTGGTTCCAAATTCGAATTTCGGCAGCTGTACTGTGCCtgctggatgaagatgaaatgGAGAGAAGGTAATTTCCGGGTTTTTTGAAAGTACTACATGTTTAACTGACCCATTATATTTGTCAGTCCAGATATAGACACTCTTAATCTGTTCACTTGCACCCACTGCAAACGAACTCCCACAGTATACACATCTATATCTGTACCCTGGCCCTCCCTGCGAAAGTCATGTTTCTCGCAATCATTGTATCGGCTTGCGCCGTTTTCATTACCCGCAGTGTTCATGTCTATCTGAGATTGTCCGCATTTCCTGGGCCATTCATCGCCGCTTTCACAGGGTGGTGGCGAGTATACCGATACTGGAAAGGAGACTTTCAAGAGGTTGTTACAGAGTGGCATAAAACACATGGCCCCGTCATCAGGATTGGCCCGAATAGCCTGAGCGTGGCGGATGCGACCAACGTGCCAAAGGTGTACGGAACTAATCCAGTTTTTCGCAAGGTATTTCCCAGTCGTCGAATGTACAAACCGGCAAAATAGAGCCGTGGTTAATACTTCCCCAGGGGTCCATATACAAGGTTTTCAGCAGCTGGTATCGTGGCAAGGATGTAACAGGAATAGAGTCAATCTTAAATGAAGACGAGCACACTGCTTTGAAGAGAGCAGTCGTAAACTCATTCAGTCTCAGCGCCGTCTCGAGATACGAGCCTGAACTTGACGAGTGTACCTTAGAGCTAATGCGGCAGCTTGAAGAGCTTGACCAATTTGACCTGACCAAGTGGATTGAGTACTTTTCCCATGACATCACTGCTCTAATGGCCTTTTCAACTCCGCCACACTACATGAAACATGCCGATGAAGTGGTAGACGGCGTACAGCCCGTTCTGCGATTCCTTACCAGGCTCGCCACcggctttcttcctctcactACCGTGGTTCCATATACGGCACAGGCGCTTAGCTGGCTGGTTGGTCCAAGCTGGCGACTGGTGTCCATGGCCTTGGACTTACTGAGGGCACGAGAGAACGAACAACGCAGTCTACCTACGGTGAAAAAGCATGACATGTTGGACACATTCATCACAGCCCAAAAGGAGCGACCAGATCTAATGGCATGGGAGCGCCTCCTGAGCATGATAACGAGTATTGTGATAGCTGGCCCGGAAACGGTGAATTCGACTCTTATCACGACAATATACCACTTACTGAAGCACAGGAACTCCCTAAACCGTCTGCAACAAGAACTTCACCATGCACATCGCTCCGGGGAGTTGTCGTACATGCCCACCTTGAGGGAACTCTCAAAGTTGGCGTACCTTGATGCTGTCACAAAGGAGGGTCTGCGGTGTCTTCCTTCAATAGCATTGCACTTAGAACGAATCGTTCCAACTCAGGGTATGGAATTGTCGGGATATTTCATTCCCGGCGGAACAGAGGTTGGGTGCCTGCTCAGGGTAATCCACACTGATCAGAGTGTCTACGGCCATGATGCAGATACCTTCCGGCCGGAGCGCTGGATCGAAGCAACTCATAATCAGCAAATACAGATGGAACGCTGTGGCCTCTGGTTTGGCAATGGGAAGCGAAATTGCATCGGCCAGCATATCGGCATTGCAGAGATGAAGAAACTGTTGGCTGCATTATTGCTACGATTTGAGGTTTGTGTATAGTGCTCGTGCTTATGGAGATTCACATTGACTAACACTCGCTTCTTGTAGATATCCGATGTTGACCCCGATGCGCAGCTTTCTTGGAATAAGAACACCTTTATCAATTACACGAATCGGCCATATTACGTTGCTCTCAAGCGAATAGAGAAGGTTGGAGAGGATATCTCGACGGTCGGAAGCTCGTCAGCCCTGAGAGCCTAGCTGTGATTGCGTCACGTTGGCTTGtacttctttgtctttgttgcGCGATGTCTGTTCGAGGTTCCCAAGGAAATCCTAGTACATATCCTTGCCACTGTTAACTATCTAACTATACCTGAATCTCGCCTATCAATTTCCGAAAAATATGTCTACAATGTAATGCTTACTCATATAGCCAAGATACATATCAAGTTGCATAAGAAAATCGACAATGGAAAGTGATTCAAGAAAAAGCCCCTGCCAAAGAGTGCTGGAAGCCATGTACTTGGCGTGGAGCTTTTGTGACTTAGAAAGAAATGAGTACCCAAATCTAGGGCAGCCAGGGCCCTCTTGCTGTGGGCCTGCGATCAGGGCAAGCCATCAGACTGTGATATGCTTAT
It contains:
- a CDS encoding uncharacterized protein (COG:Q;~EggNog:ENOG410PVJW;~InterPro:IPR001128,IPR017972,IPR002401,IPR036396;~PFAM:PF00067;~SMCOG1034:cytochrome P450;~antiSMASH:Cluster_1.19;~go_function: GO:0005506 - iron ion binding [Evidence IEA];~go_function: GO:0016705 - oxidoreductase activity, acting on paired donors, with incorporation or reduction of molecular oxygen [Evidence IEA];~go_function: GO:0020037 - heme binding [Evidence IEA];~go_process: GO:0055114 - oxidation-reduction process [Evidence IEA]); its protein translation is MFLAIIVSACAVFITRSVHVYLRLSAFPGPFIAAFTGWWRVYRYWKGDFQEVVTEWHKTHGPVIRIGPNSLSVADATNVPKVYGTNPVFRKGSIYKVFSSWYRGKDVTGIESILNEDEHTALKRAVVNSFSLSAVSRYEPELDECTLELMRQLEELDQFDLTKWIEYFSHDITALMAFSTPPHYMKHADEVVDGVQPVLRFLTRLATGFLPLTTVVPYTAQALSWLVGPSWRLVSMALDLLRARENEQRSLPTVKKHDMLDTFITAQKERPDLMAWERLLSMITSIVIAGPETVNSTLITTIYHLLKHRNSLNRLQQELHHAHRSGELSYMPTLRELSKLAYLDAVTKEGLRCLPSIALHLERIVPTQGMELSGYFIPGGTEVGCLLRVIHTDQSVYGHDADTFRPERWIEATHNQQIQMERCGLWFGNGKRNCIGQHIGIAEMKKLLAALLLRFEISDVDPDAQLSWNKNTFINYTNRPYYVALKRIEKVGEDISTVGSSSALRA